The following are encoded in a window of Pseudomonas sp. St316 genomic DNA:
- a CDS encoding copper resistance protein B yields the protein MTTVFRYPMALIASLTLGATPSAWAAGNDMQGMDHSQMPGMDPGQMQGMDSMQGMEPMQSAPTSSRTPIPELTAADRAAVYEDHRGHAVHDSAINSFFLIDQLEWQDADDGSALSWDASGWIGGDIDRLWLRSEGERLNGKTEEAELQALWGHAISPWWDVVAGVRQDFKPGDGQTWAAFGVQGMALYNFEAEATAFIGEGGQSAARLEGDYDILLTNRLILQPTAEVNFYGQNDPARGVGSGLSDSELGVRLRYEIRREFAPYIGVTWNRVYGNTADYTREDGEDRSEARLVLGVRMWF from the coding sequence ATGACCACTGTTTTTCGATACCCCATGGCACTCATTGCCAGCCTGACCCTTGGCGCCACCCCCTCGGCCTGGGCGGCGGGCAACGACATGCAAGGCATGGATCACAGCCAGATGCCAGGGATGGACCCTGGCCAGATGCAAGGCATGGACTCGATGCAGGGCATGGAACCCATGCAATCAGCGCCGACCAGCAGCCGCACACCGATCCCGGAACTGACCGCCGCCGATCGCGCCGCCGTCTACGAGGATCATCGCGGACACGCGGTGCATGACAGCGCCATCAATTCGTTTTTCCTCATCGACCAGCTGGAGTGGCAGGACGCCGATGACGGCAGCGCCCTGAGCTGGGACGCCTCCGGCTGGATCGGTGGCGACATCGACCGTTTGTGGCTGCGCTCCGAAGGTGAACGCCTCAACGGCAAGACCGAAGAAGCGGAACTTCAGGCCCTATGGGGCCACGCCATCAGTCCTTGGTGGGACGTGGTGGCCGGCGTGCGCCAAGACTTCAAGCCAGGCGATGGGCAAACCTGGGCCGCCTTCGGCGTGCAAGGCATGGCGCTGTACAACTTCGAAGCCGAGGCCACTGCGTTCATCGGCGAAGGTGGCCAGAGCGCGGCGCGGCTGGAAGGCGACTACGACATCTTGCTGACCAATCGGCTGATCCTGCAGCCCACCGCCGAGGTCAACTTCTATGGCCAGAACGATCCCGCCCGCGGCGTCGGCTCGGGGCTGTCGGACAGCGAACTTGGCGTACGGCTGCGTTATGAAATACGCCGTGAATTCGCCCCCTACATTGGCGTCACCTGGAATCGGGTCTACGGCAACACCGCCGATTACACCCGTGAAGACGGCGAAGACCGCAGCGAAGCCCGCCTGGTGCTGGGTGTGCGCATGTGGTTCTGA
- a CDS encoding cyanate transporter, producing MENIRTSSTHATWLMVSIVLVALNLRPSMAAVGPLLSAIRGEVPLSFSTASLLTMLPVMAMGLAMFLGMRIALRIGEHRTIVLSLLIIGLATASRLYLDSAAGLIASAVVAGLGIALIQAVMPALIKSRFADNVSLFMGLYVTSIMGGAAIAASFSPFVLTQTGSWRIGLAIWALLALVALGCWYAQRSNITPLPEAASRHHEAFSSNARAWLLASFFGLGTASYTCVLAWLAPYYVEKGWSEQHAGLLLGFLTAMEVLSGLVTPAIANRSRDKRLVLSVLLALIIGGFCGLILSPERFSLLWACLLGLGIGGLFPMSLIVSLDHLENPRRAGGLTAFVQGVGYLIAGLSPLIAGMIRDQLGSFEWAWWSLTAVMALMMVMVLRLDPKHYGQHIR from the coding sequence ATGGAAAATATTCGAACCTCAAGCACCCACGCCACCTGGCTGATGGTCAGCATCGTCTTGGTCGCGCTGAACCTGCGCCCCTCGATGGCGGCAGTCGGGCCGTTATTGTCGGCCATTCGCGGCGAGGTGCCCTTGAGTTTCAGTACCGCCTCGCTGCTGACCATGTTGCCTGTCATGGCGATGGGCCTGGCGATGTTCCTGGGCATGCGCATCGCCCTGCGCATTGGTGAACACCGCACCATCGTGCTGTCGCTGTTGATCATTGGTCTGGCCACGGCCTCGCGCTTGTACCTGGACAGCGCCGCCGGGTTGATCGCCAGTGCGGTCGTGGCCGGGCTCGGGATCGCCTTGATCCAGGCCGTGATGCCGGCACTGATCAAGTCGCGCTTCGCCGACAACGTCTCGCTGTTCATGGGCTTGTACGTCACCTCCATCATGGGCGGTGCAGCGATTGCCGCATCGTTTTCACCCTTTGTCCTGACGCAGACCGGCAGTTGGCGCATCGGGCTGGCGATCTGGGCATTGCTGGCGCTGGTCGCCCTGGGCTGCTGGTACGCCCAGCGCTCGAACATCACGCCCTTGCCCGAAGCAGCGTCCCGGCATCACGAAGCGTTTTCCAGCAACGCCCGGGCCTGGCTCCTGGCGAGTTTCTTTGGCCTGGGCACTGCCTCCTACACCTGCGTGCTGGCCTGGCTGGCGCCGTACTACGTGGAAAAGGGCTGGAGCGAACAGCACGCTGGCCTGCTGCTGGGGTTCCTCACGGCAATGGAAGTGTTATCCGGCCTGGTCACTCCGGCGATTGCCAACCGCAGCCGCGATAAACGCCTGGTCCTGAGCGTCCTGCTGGCCCTGATCATCGGCGGCTTCTGCGGCCTGATCCTCAGTCCGGAACGCTTCAGCCTGCTATGGGCCTGCCTGCTGGGGCTGGGTATCGGCGGCCTGTTCCCCATGAGCCTGATCGTATCCCTCGACCACCTGGAAAACCCACGCCGGGCCGGCGGCCTTACCGCGTTCGTGCAGGGTGTGGGCTATCTCATCGCCGGGCTCTCGCCTTTGATTGCCGGGATGATTCGCGACCAATTGGGCAGCTTCGAGTGGGCCTGGTGGTCGCTCACGGCGGTCATGGCGTTGATGATGGTGATGGTATTGCGCCTGGACCCGAAACATTACGGGCAGCACATCCGCTAA
- the copC gene encoding copper homeostasis periplasmic binding protein CopC, whose protein sequence is MSLIKNAVVAVALSTGLLLSGLAQAHPKLLSSTPAEGAEGAAPAKIELHFSENLMTKFSGAKLMMTEMPGMAAHSPMPMPAKVAGSDDPKTMVITPNAPLTAGTYQVQWRAVSSDTHPITGNVTFKVK, encoded by the coding sequence ATGTCACTCATCAAAAACGCTGTCGTTGCCGTCGCCTTATCCACCGGCCTGTTGCTCAGTGGCCTGGCCCAGGCCCACCCGAAACTGCTGTCCTCTACCCCCGCCGAGGGCGCCGAAGGTGCGGCACCGGCAAAAATAGAGCTGCATTTTTCCGAAAACCTGATGACCAAGTTTTCCGGCGCCAAGCTGATGATGACCGAGATGCCCGGCATGGCAGCCCATTCGCCGATGCCCATGCCAGCCAAGGTCGCCGGCAGCGATGACCCGAAAACCATGGTCATCACACCGAATGCGCCCCTCACCGCTGGCACCTATCAGGTCCAGTGGCGCGCGGTGTCGTCCGACACTCACCCGATCACCGGCAACGTCACGTTCAAGGTGAAGTGA
- the copD gene encoding copper homeostasis membrane protein CopD: MSDSINIALRFALYLDLMLLFGLAAFGLYSLRGQERVSGAQLPFTPLLLISAVLGGLLSLAAMACMAWAMSGVVEWVELWPHIEMMVMETDVGLSWILRMAALLLAGVAVTFNKRWPSASLGLVMLGGAVALATLAWAGHGAMDEGARRSWHFITDFLHLWAAAGWIGALAAFALLLRQAEPQLAVLARTLTGFETAGAVFVVVISVTGVVNYLFIVGPSVEGLLDSTYGQLLALKLILFAAMLVFAALNRFHLSPLLAQAQQTGEHKVAVGALRRSMVLEFAVAVAILGLVAWLGTLSPGME; this comes from the coding sequence ATGAGCGACTCGATCAACATTGCCCTGCGTTTTGCCCTGTATTTGGATCTGATGTTGCTGTTCGGCCTGGCCGCGTTCGGGCTCTATAGCCTGCGAGGCCAGGAGCGGGTGTCAGGCGCGCAGTTGCCTTTCACGCCGCTGCTGCTGATCTCGGCGGTGCTGGGCGGGTTGCTCTCCCTCGCCGCCATGGCGTGCATGGCCTGGGCCATGAGCGGCGTAGTGGAGTGGGTCGAGCTATGGCCGCACATCGAAATGATGGTAATGGAGACCGACGTCGGCTTGAGTTGGATACTGCGGATGGCGGCGCTGCTGCTGGCCGGTGTCGCCGTTACGTTCAATAAACGTTGGCCGAGCGCCAGCCTGGGCCTGGTCATGCTGGGCGGTGCCGTGGCCTTGGCGACGTTGGCCTGGGCCGGGCACGGCGCCATGGACGAAGGCGCACGCCGTAGCTGGCACTTCATCACCGACTTCCTGCACCTGTGGGCGGCGGCGGGCTGGATTGGGGCCTTGGCCGCATTTGCCCTGCTGCTTCGCCAGGCCGAACCGCAGCTGGCGGTACTGGCCCGGACATTGACCGGGTTTGAAACCGCCGGGGCGGTGTTCGTGGTGGTCATTAGCGTGACCGGGGTGGTGAATTATCTGTTCATCGTCGGCCCGAGCGTCGAAGGACTGCTGGACAGCACCTACGGTCAGTTGCTGGCGCTCAAACTCATCTTGTTCGCCGCCATGCTGGTGTTCGCCGCACTGAACCGTTTTCACCTGAGCCCACTGCTGGCGCAGGCTCAACAGACCGGCGAGCACAAAGTCGCGGTGGGTGCCCTGCGGCGCAGCATGGTCCTGGAGTTCGCTGTGGCGGTGGCCATCCTTGGGTTGGTGGCGTGGCTGGGGACGCTGAGCCCAGGGATGGAATAA